The following are encoded together in the Microterricola viridarii genome:
- a CDS encoding glycosyltransferase family 4 protein, whose product MNIVFDCRYTRIDRHDGISRYTASLVEELGRLHPVTMLISDHRQLDMLPTLPWQLVSAPTSVREPLVALTVNKLRPDVVFTPMQTMGSWGRKYKLLLTVHDLIYYRNRTPPRDLAAPIRLLWRLYHLAWWPQRMLLNRADGVVTVSETTKSLIAEHNLTHREVTVVPNAAGVAAEEVPDAAAERTRPDTLRLVYMGSFMPYKNVETLVRAAALLPGSELHLMSRLSDAEQRRLGALAPQATVVFHNGASDAEYQEALRGATALVTASLDEGFGIPLVEAMTAGTPIIVSDIPIFKEIGGDAALYFSPMSPDELVAAVAVLREPGEWERRSAAGLEQAARFTWTGSAERLLALLRRTAGSGR is encoded by the coding sequence ATGAACATCGTCTTCGACTGCCGGTACACCCGCATCGATCGGCACGACGGCATCAGCCGCTACACGGCCAGCCTCGTCGAAGAGCTCGGTCGACTGCACCCGGTCACGATGCTGATCAGCGACCACCGCCAGCTCGACATGCTGCCCACCCTGCCCTGGCAGCTGGTCAGCGCGCCAACCAGCGTGCGGGAGCCGCTCGTCGCGCTCACCGTCAACAAGCTGCGGCCAGACGTCGTGTTCACCCCGATGCAGACCATGGGCTCGTGGGGCCGCAAGTACAAGCTGCTGCTGACCGTGCACGACCTCATCTACTACCGCAACCGAACGCCCCCGCGCGACCTGGCCGCCCCGATCCGCTTGCTCTGGCGGCTCTACCACCTGGCCTGGTGGCCGCAGCGGATGCTGCTGAACCGAGCCGACGGCGTAGTCACCGTGTCTGAGACGACCAAGAGCCTGATCGCCGAGCACAACCTGACCCACCGCGAGGTGACGGTCGTTCCGAACGCCGCCGGGGTGGCAGCAGAAGAGGTGCCGGACGCCGCGGCAGAGCGCACTCGGCCGGACACACTGCGGCTGGTCTACATGGGCTCGTTCATGCCATACAAGAACGTGGAGACTCTGGTGCGCGCGGCCGCGCTGCTGCCCGGCTCCGAACTGCACCTGATGAGCCGCCTGAGCGACGCCGAGCAGCGCCGCCTCGGCGCGCTCGCGCCGCAGGCCACCGTCGTGTTCCACAACGGGGCCAGCGACGCCGAGTACCAGGAGGCACTGCGGGGCGCGACCGCGCTGGTCACCGCCTCCCTCGACGAGGGCTTCGGCATCCCGCTGGTCGAGGCGATGACGGCAGGCACGCCGATCATCGTCAGCGACATCCCGATCTTCAAGGAGATCGGCGGCGATGCCGCGCTCTACTTCTCCCCGATGTCGCCAGACGAGCTCGTCGCGGCCGTTGCCGTGCTGCGCGAGCCGGGGGAGTGGGAGCGGCGTTCCGCCGCCGGCCTGGAGCAGGCCGCCCGGTTCACCTGGACCGGTTCGGCCGAACGCCTGCTGGCGCTGCTCAGACGGACCGCAGGCTCAGGCCGCTGA
- the treS gene encoding maltose alpha-D-glucosyltransferase, translated as MSFTAPIQLPGLSLDPQWYRRAVFYEVMVRSFVDSNGDGTGDLGGLISKLDYLQWLGVDALWVPPIFTSPLRDGGYDVADYRSILPEFGTLDEFRELVTKAHERNMRVVIDLPLNHTSDQHEWFQQSRQDPDGPYGDFYVWSDSDEKWPDIRIIFTDTEDSNWAFDPVRRQFFFHRFFSHQPDLNYENPAVHEAVFDVVRFWLDLGVDGFRLDAIPYLYESDEGNGEGEPPTHEFIKALRAMVDTSYPGRVMIAEANQWPREVAAFFGSEEEPECHMAFDFPVMPRIFYALRSQRADELVAVLSETTDIPPGAGWGVFLRNHDELTLEMVSEEYRQAMYGWYAYDPRMRANVGIRRRLAPLLDNARAELELAHALLFALPGSPFLYYGDEIGMGDNIWLPDRDSSRTPMQWTPDRNAGFSAADPGKLYLPVVQSLVYNYGHVNVESQLAQSRSLLHWVRNVIHVRKNHLVFGLGDIEVIPTNNDSVLAFVRRYAGNDQHGGSHYNEQPEAVLCVFSFAHNPISVTLNSPALASTRLYDLFGGGMFPSFDEDGSLTLTMATQSFYWLHCG; from the coding sequence ATGAGCTTTACTGCGCCGATCCAATTGCCCGGACTCAGCCTCGATCCTCAGTGGTATCGACGAGCGGTTTTCTATGAGGTGATGGTGCGCTCATTCGTCGACAGCAACGGCGACGGCACCGGCGACTTGGGCGGGTTGATCTCCAAGCTCGACTATCTGCAGTGGCTGGGCGTTGACGCGCTCTGGGTGCCCCCGATCTTCACCTCGCCGCTGCGCGACGGCGGTTACGACGTGGCCGACTACCGTTCGATCCTGCCCGAGTTCGGCACGCTTGACGAGTTCCGTGAGCTGGTCACGAAGGCGCACGAGCGCAACATGCGCGTCGTGATCGATCTGCCGCTGAACCACACCTCCGACCAGCACGAGTGGTTCCAGCAGTCCCGCCAGGACCCGGACGGCCCGTACGGGGATTTCTACGTCTGGAGCGACTCGGACGAGAAGTGGCCGGACATTCGCATCATCTTCACAGACACCGAGGATTCCAACTGGGCGTTCGACCCGGTGCGGCGCCAGTTCTTCTTCCACCGCTTCTTCTCGCACCAGCCAGACCTCAACTACGAGAACCCGGCCGTGCACGAGGCTGTCTTCGACGTGGTGCGGTTCTGGCTCGACCTCGGAGTCGACGGATTCCGGCTGGACGCGATCCCGTACCTGTACGAGTCGGACGAGGGCAACGGTGAGGGCGAGCCGCCGACCCACGAGTTCATCAAGGCGCTGCGCGCCATGGTCGACACGAGCTACCCGGGCCGGGTGATGATCGCCGAGGCTAACCAGTGGCCGCGCGAGGTGGCTGCCTTCTTCGGCAGCGAGGAGGAGCCGGAGTGCCACATGGCCTTCGACTTCCCGGTGATGCCGCGCATCTTCTACGCGCTGCGCTCCCAGCGCGCCGACGAGCTCGTCGCCGTCCTGTCTGAGACCACCGACATCCCGCCGGGCGCCGGCTGGGGCGTGTTCCTGCGCAACCACGACGAACTGACGCTGGAAATGGTGTCTGAGGAGTACCGGCAGGCCATGTACGGCTGGTACGCCTACGATCCGCGGATGCGGGCCAACGTCGGCATCCGGCGCAGGCTCGCCCCGCTGCTCGACAACGCCAGGGCCGAGCTCGAGCTGGCGCACGCCCTGCTGTTTGCGCTGCCCGGCAGCCCGTTCCTCTACTACGGCGACGAGATCGGCATGGGCGACAACATCTGGCTGCCCGACCGCGACAGCTCGCGCACCCCGATGCAGTGGACCCCGGACCGGAACGCCGGATTCTCGGCGGCCGACCCGGGCAAGCTCTACCTGCCGGTCGTGCAGTCGCTGGTCTACAACTACGGCCACGTCAATGTGGAGTCGCAGTTGGCGCAGTCGCGCTCGCTGCTGCACTGGGTGCGCAACGTGATCCACGTGCGCAAGAACCACCTGGTTTTCGGCCTCGGCGACATCGAGGTGATCCCGACGAACAACGACTCCGTGCTGGCGTTCGTGCGGCGCTACGCGGGCAATGACCAGCACGGTGGCAGCCACTACAACGAGCAGCCGGAGGCGGTGCTCTGCGTGTTCAGCTTCGCGCACAACCCCATTTCTGTGACGCTCAACTCCCCCGCGCTGGCGAGCACACGG
- a CDS encoding alpha/beta hydrolase: MSIESPYAPKLARIPVSERTLTVLGSETHYWEYGTAAPGVPTVVAVHGFRGDHHGLEPVVAQLPDAHIVMPDLPGFGTSTPLEAGTQHDVPGYSAWLSAFVAALQLNGPVVILGHSFGSIVSSAALAGGLPADAVILVNPIGAPALSGPRGIMTRLAVFYYWAAAKLPERIGFAVLRSRLIVRVMSVTMAKTSDPKLKRWIHEEHDRYFSAFDNRDVVLQAFRASVSHDVSEFAAQIPERTLLIAADRDDITPIAAQHRLQTLFPDATLHVIHGVGHLIHYEKPVEAAEQIRSVLSSLGATA, translated from the coding sequence ATGAGCATCGAGTCCCCCTACGCGCCGAAGCTGGCCCGCATCCCCGTGAGTGAACGCACTCTCACCGTCCTGGGCAGCGAGACCCACTACTGGGAATACGGAACGGCGGCGCCCGGCGTGCCGACCGTCGTCGCCGTGCACGGCTTCCGGGGCGACCACCACGGGCTGGAACCCGTCGTTGCTCAACTGCCCGACGCGCACATCGTGATGCCGGACCTGCCCGGGTTCGGCACGTCGACGCCGCTGGAAGCCGGCACCCAGCACGACGTGCCGGGCTACTCGGCCTGGCTCTCCGCCTTCGTCGCGGCGCTGCAGCTGAACGGGCCCGTCGTCATTCTCGGGCACTCCTTCGGCTCCATCGTGAGCTCAGCGGCGCTGGCCGGTGGTCTGCCGGCCGACGCCGTCATCCTCGTCAACCCGATCGGTGCGCCGGCGCTCTCCGGTCCGCGCGGCATCATGACCCGACTCGCCGTGTTCTACTACTGGGCCGCCGCCAAACTGCCCGAGCGCATCGGCTTCGCCGTGTTGCGCTCCCGGCTGATCGTGCGCGTCATGAGCGTGACCATGGCGAAGACCAGCGACCCGAAACTCAAGCGCTGGATCCACGAGGAGCACGACCGTTACTTCTCGGCCTTCGACAACCGCGACGTCGTGCTGCAGGCGTTCCGCGCGTCCGTCAGCCACGACGTCAGCGAGTTCGCCGCCCAGATCCCCGAGCGCACGCTGCTGATCGCCGCCGACCGCGACGACATCACTCCGATCGCCGCCCAGCACCGCCTGCAGACCCTGTTCCCGGATGCCACGCTGCACGTCATCCACGGGGTCGGCCACCTGATCCACTACGAGAAGCCCGTCGAGGCGGCAGAGCAGATCCGCTCCGTGCTGTCCTCCCTGGGGGCCACCGCATGA